The Acetobacter oryzifermentans genomic interval GGCAACGGCAGGCCGCTCGCAAACTGAAATTATGGCACTGGCGCGGCTGGTGTCTTTTTATTCCCTCTGCCTCATTATGGCTTCGCTTTGGCTGGGCAGTATGGTGCTGGCGTTTTTCGGTATTACCGTAAACGCGCTGCGGGTTGCGGGCGGGCTGGTTGTGGCTGTGCGTGCATGGGATCTGCTGCAAAGCCCGGAAACGGTTGAAGCGCAAAAGGAAAAGCAGGCCTTACAAGGTGGCCGTACGGTGATGGCCCCCAATTGGGCCGATGCTGCGTTTTTCCCGCTTGCCATGCCATTTACGGTGGGGCCAGGCACAATTGCTGTGGCTATTGCCCTTGGTTCTGGCTGCCCATCGGATGAGCCTTTTTGGGCATACACCATTGGCACCACGTTGGCTGGTGTATGCGTGGTGGCTATTGTGTGGGCCGCCTATTCTGGTGCGGATAAGCTGGTATCCATGCTGGGTGTTACCGGCACGCGTATTGTTAGCCGTATGGCTGCGCTGGTGCTGTTGTGTATTGGCGTGCAGATTCTGGCCGCAGGTGTGCAGGGCTTTGCCATAGATATGTGGCGGCACCTGCTGGCCATAAAATTACACGCGTAACGCCATTAAAGGCGTTATTCTGCCACAAGCTGGGTTACGCAGCTTTCATGCGCGCCCAGCGCGTGTTGCAGTTGTTCAAGCTGTACACTTGCTTTTTCTGCAAAGCCAAAAGGCGGCCGTATAACAAGTAAGCCTGCGCCGTTAAGCTGATCCGGGTTGTGTGGCGGCTGCATAAGTAACTCCGCCACGCAGATATTGCGGATACCGGTGGCCATTAACGTTTCATGAAAAATACGAACGGGCGTGCGGTGCTTGATGGGATACCAAATGGCAATAATGGCATTGGCAAAGCGGGCCTGAATGGTCTGTACGGCTTGTGCAAGCCGGTCGAATTCCCCCGGTTCTTCAAACGGCGGATCAATCAGAATAAGCCCGCGCTTGGCGGTTTTGGGCGGAAGCAG includes:
- a CDS encoding MarC family protein, which gives rise to MSAHFPAMLLTATAFTSSISSFLLAFPALFSIVNPFGAALIFAQATAGRSQTEIMALARLVSFYSLCLIMASLWLGSMVLAFFGITVNALRVAGGLVVAVRAWDLLQSPETVEAQKEKQALQGGRTVMAPNWADAAFFPLAMPFTVGPGTIAVAIALGSGCPSDEPFWAYTIGTTLAGVCVVAIVWAAYSGADKLVSMLGVTGTRIVSRMAALVLLCIGVQILAAGVQGFAIDMWRHLLAIKLHA